A region of the Leptospira noumeaensis genome:
CTCATGGTTACATTTCGTTCTAACAACCACTGGGAGCGGAGAACTGGATGTGTTTCTACATCCGTTTTTAAGATTTCAGTGATCTTCATAGGTTTTTTTCCTTTGCATAATTGTAACGATGATGGTGCTCGTATTCTGAAAATCCTAATTCCAAACAGTGGTTTAGGAGTTCGGAATATGATCTTCCGGCTTTTTCCCATAACAAAGGCAATGTGGAATATACCGGAGAAAATCCTGGTGTTGCATTCACTTCCAATAAATAAGGAAATCCATTTTCTAATTTAAAATCAATGCGAAGGTAACCGGAACTTCCAAGGATGTTTGCAATTTGGATGGCATAAGTTTGAAGGGAAATTGTCAGTTCAGTTGGTACTGCAAAATCTAAGGATTCAACAAAACTTTCCTTGGATTTGACAAGGTTACTATAAACGAATCCAGGATAGTCCACGTAAGCCGGAGCAGTAGCCGAGTAATTTCCTTTATTTCCAAGAACTCCAATGGTGAGTTCCCTTCCCGAGAGGTAAGATTCGACAAGAACCAAGTGGAATTTCTTAAGGAGTGTTGGTACAACTTTTTCCCAACCTTTATGCGTTTGGATGAGGTTTTCTTCCCCAATGCCTAGGCTTGAACCTTCTCCATTTGGTTTCACAAACAAGGGTAAAGCTGCCGGTGGTTTTTCTGTCCCCGCGTCCACGAGCCAAAAATCTGCAGTGGGAATTCCAAAGGATTTTAATAATAGTTTGGTTTTGTATTTATCTAATGTGAGGGTTTGGACGGATGCGGAACTTCCTGTATGAGGAACTGCCAAATATTCGCATAACGCTGGTATGTATGCCTCGCGATTTGGGGAATGATAACCTTCTACTAGATTCCAAACCATCCATTGGTCTCTTTCATTTACTGGAATTCCCGATAGAACTGAAGCAATTTCAGAAGGATTTGATAAAACGGCAACTTCATAACCCAAATTTTGAATGGTAGTTTCCATTTTTTGAATGGTGTCTAAAGATTCCCATTCCTGAGAGAGTTCTGGTGTATTTGGGTCATATACATCACAAGCAAGAATGACAGTGCGTTTCATATACCCAGTTTCCTCAAGTCCTCATCACTCAAAACAGGATAATAGGATTCTTTTTCCGAATCTACTGGTTCAAAAGAAAAATGAATTTTTTTTGTGACCGCCGAACGGAATACATGTTGGCGAGTTTTTGGAATGTACCCCAAATACCAGTTAGGTGCAATAGTGATTTTTCCGCCACCACCTGGAAGGTCATTCACAAATTGTGGGATCCCCATCCCGCCAATTTTTCCTCGCATATACTCTACAATTTCAATCCCTCGTGCGAGAGGAGTGCGAAACCCACGGGATCCAGGGATGAGCTCTGGGTCATAAAGATAATAAGCACGAACTCTCATCTCCAGAAGTTTTTTATGAAGAGTCAGCATGGTTTCTTCGTTGTCATTGATCCCTTTCAAAAGAACGGACTGGTTCCCCACAGAAACACCTACTTTTAACAAACGTAGGATGGCTTCTTTTGCTTCCTTTGTACATTCATTGGGGTGATTGAACTGGGTATTACA
Encoded here:
- a CDS encoding D-alanine--D-alanine ligase family protein yields the protein MKRTVILACDVYDPNTPELSQEWESLDTIQKMETTIQNLGYEVAVLSNPSEIASVLSGIPVNERDQWMVWNLVEGYHSPNREAYIPALCEYLAVPHTGSSASVQTLTLDKYKTKLLLKSFGIPTADFWLVDAGTEKPPAALPLFVKPNGEGSSLGIGEENLIQTHKGWEKVVPTLLKKFHLVLVESYLSGRELTIGVLGNKGNYSATAPAYVDYPGFVYSNLVKSKESFVESLDFAVPTELTISLQTYAIQIANILGSSGYLRIDFKLENGFPYLLEVNATPGFSPVYSTLPLLWEKAGRSYSELLNHCLELGFSEYEHHHRYNYAKEKNL